In a single window of the uncultured Pseudodesulfovibrio sp. genome:
- the coaBC gene encoding bifunctional phosphopantothenoylcysteine decarboxylase/phosphopantothenate--cysteine ligase CoaBC translates to MQPHYGFAGFMGKRVHLGVTGSIAAFKALDLVRSLQQADCMVSATLTDAAARFITPLSFEALGASPVYTGMFSEAPDADTAFGHLEPGQTADAMLIAPATANILAKLAFGMADDMLSCQALAFPGPKIVAPAMNPRMWAAPATQRNWEMLGELGFIRVFPEAGSVACGDIGTGRLAPVDEIFLATLKALAHQDMAGKKVLVTLGPTREPWDAVRFWSNPSSGTMGACVAVAAYLRGADVTVVAGPTALTFPNDIAVVSVTTANQMYEACTDLWPSMDMGCLTAAVADYRPVPFGDTKFKKTTSAGAGITVEFETNQDILKTLGTSKSAGQKLIGFAAETDNIHEEAARKLASKNLDLIAANNISKAGSGFGVATNEMFVLDAKGRKEQWPQLPKTEVAWRLWDHLLLD, encoded by the coding sequence ATGCAACCGCATTACGGCTTTGCCGGTTTCATGGGCAAGCGCGTCCACTTGGGCGTGACAGGGTCCATAGCCGCCTTCAAGGCGCTTGATCTGGTGCGTTCCCTGCAACAGGCCGACTGCATGGTTTCGGCCACCCTTACGGACGCCGCAGCCAGGTTTATCACACCGCTTTCCTTCGAAGCTCTGGGCGCGTCCCCGGTTTATACCGGCATGTTCAGCGAGGCTCCCGACGCGGACACCGCATTTGGCCACCTTGAGCCCGGACAGACGGCCGATGCGATGCTCATCGCTCCCGCCACAGCCAATATCCTGGCCAAACTGGCCTTCGGCATGGCCGACGATATGCTTTCCTGCCAGGCCCTGGCTTTTCCCGGCCCCAAAATCGTCGCACCGGCCATGAACCCGCGCATGTGGGCGGCTCCCGCCACCCAGCGCAACTGGGAAATGCTTGGCGAACTGGGGTTCATTCGCGTGTTTCCCGAGGCGGGATCGGTTGCCTGCGGGGACATAGGCACGGGCAGACTCGCGCCTGTGGACGAAATATTCCTGGCCACGCTCAAGGCGCTCGCTCACCAGGACATGGCCGGCAAAAAGGTATTGGTCACTCTCGGCCCCACCCGCGAGCCGTGGGACGCGGTTCGTTTCTGGTCCAACCCGTCCAGTGGTACCATGGGTGCCTGTGTGGCTGTGGCCGCCTACCTGCGCGGTGCGGACGTAACCGTTGTGGCCGGACCTACGGCGCTGACGTTCCCCAACGACATAGCCGTGGTTTCCGTGACCACCGCCAATCAGATGTATGAAGCGTGTACCGACTTGTGGCCGTCCATGGACATGGGCTGCCTGACCGCGGCCGTGGCCGACTACCGTCCTGTGCCTTTTGGCGATACCAAGTTCAAGAAAACGACTTCGGCGGGTGCGGGTATCACGGTCGAGTTTGAGACCAACCAGGATATCCTCAAGACTTTGGGCACGTCCAAAAGCGCCGGACAGAAACTCATCGGTTTTGCCGCCGAGACCGACAATATTCATGAGGAAGCGGCTCGCAAACTCGCGTCCAAAAACCTCGATCTCATAGCGGCTAACAATATCAGCAAAGCGGGAAGCGGCTTCGGCGTGGCCACCAACGAGATGTTCGTACTGGATGCCAAGGGCCGCAAGGAGCAATGGCCGCAACTGCCCAAAACCGAAGTGGCGTGGAGACTATGGGATCACCTTCTGCTCGACTGA